From one Dehalococcoidales bacterium genomic stretch:
- the secF gene encoding protein translocase subunit SecF: protein MFDIVGKRFWFFLISGLVILVSIVSLATFGLKAGVEFSSGSMMTIGFEQPVDQDALRRELTDLGYGSAIIQRVGEDEFLLRLPELSGQEKTALENGISAGLGAMQVREFDAVSPMVATETTRNAAIAVAIAAIGILLYVTWAFHRMPNPFRYGTCAIIALVHDALVALGTFSVLGGLLGWEINLMFVTGILAVIGYSVNDTVVIFDRIRENLTRDTKADFETIVNTSLIETLSRSLNTVVTTLFVVLALLLFVGQSIQNFAVVLLVGIIAGTYSSLCIAPQLLVVWQKREWGRFIGKKPLTISKVQAR from the coding sequence GTAATACTGGTCAGTATTGTTTCCCTGGCTACCTTCGGACTTAAGGCTGGAGTCGAGTTCAGCAGCGGCTCAATGATGACCATCGGCTTTGAGCAACCGGTAGACCAGGATGCCCTGAGAAGGGAACTGACTGATCTGGGGTATGGCAGTGCTATTATCCAGCGCGTCGGCGAGGACGAGTTTCTGCTCCGTCTACCGGAGTTGAGCGGCCAGGAGAAGACCGCTCTGGAGAACGGGATCAGCGCCGGTCTGGGCGCTATGCAGGTCAGAGAGTTTGACGCCGTGTCACCGATGGTCGCCACCGAGACGACACGTAATGCGGCTATCGCCGTCGCCATCGCCGCCATCGGGATACTGCTCTATGTCACCTGGGCATTCCACCGGATGCCCAATCCCTTCCGCTATGGTACCTGCGCCATAATAGCCCTGGTGCATGACGCGCTGGTGGCGTTGGGGACTTTCTCCGTTCTGGGTGGCTTATTAGGCTGGGAAATCAATCTGATGTTCGTGACCGGTATCCTGGCGGTTATCGGCTATAGCGTCAATGATACCGTGGTTATCTTTGACCGGATACGTGAAAACCTGACCAGGGATACCAAGGCTGACTTCGAGACGATAGTTAATACCAGTCTGATCGAGACGCTGAGCCGTTCTCTGAATACGGTCGTGACCACTCTGTTTGTGGTTTTAGCGCTGCTGCTCTTTGTCGGGCAATCAATTCAGAATTTCGCGGTAGTGCTGCTGGTTGGTATCATCGCCGGAACATACAGCTCACTCTGCATCGCTCCCCAGCTACTGGTAGTCTGGCAGAAAAGGGAGTGGGGCAGGTTCATCGGCAAAAAGCCCTTAACCATCAGCAAAGTTCAAGCGAGATAG